In Candidatus Eremiobacteraceae bacterium, a single genomic region encodes these proteins:
- a CDS encoding lmo0937 family membrane protein, producing the protein MANLLWTVIVVLFVLWLLGFLLHFGGALIHILLVIALVALVINLVTGRRPVA; encoded by the coding sequence ATGGCAAACCTGCTTTGGACCGTCATCGTCGTCCTGTTCGTCCTGTGGCTGCTTGGTTTTCTGCTGCACTTCGGCGGCGCCCTCATCCACATACTCTTGGTGATCGCCTTGGTGGCGCTTGTGATCAACCTCGTGACCGGCCGGCGTCCGGTCGCCTAG
- a CDS encoding ferritin-like domain-containing protein, translating to MTNTSLKGLLIEELKDLYSAEQQMVKALPKMAKAATSDELRGAFEDHLEQTKGHVERLEQVFNLLGLPARGKKCAAMEGLIEEGKELIEEGLPDNVQDAGLIGAAQKVEHYEIAAYGTARTHAELLGQSEVADLLEQTLDEEKQTDEKLTDLSVNVNAQAETGTNDVAQSARGTSGNGHRQKVGARR from the coding sequence ATGACGAACACAAGTCTCAAAGGTCTCTTGATCGAGGAGCTCAAGGACCTGTACAGCGCGGAGCAGCAGATGGTCAAAGCGCTCCCGAAGATGGCGAAGGCGGCGACCTCCGATGAGCTGCGCGGCGCCTTTGAGGACCACCTGGAACAGACGAAGGGACATGTCGAGCGTCTCGAACAGGTCTTCAATCTGCTGGGCTTGCCGGCGCGTGGGAAGAAATGCGCCGCGATGGAAGGGCTAATCGAAGAGGGCAAGGAGCTGATCGAAGAGGGACTCCCCGACAACGTCCAAGACGCCGGGCTGATCGGCGCCGCCCAGAAAGTGGAGCACTATGAGATCGCTGCCTACGGTACCGCTCGGACGCATGCCGAGCTACTAGGTCAAAGCGAGGTCGCTGATCTGCTCGAGCAGACACTCGATGAGGAGAAGCAGACCGACGAGAAGCTCACCGACCTATCGGTGAACGTCAACGCGCAAGCAGAAACGGGTACGAATGACGTGGCGCAGTCCGCGCGCGGGACTAGCGGCAACGGCCATCGCCAGAAAGTTGGTGCTCGCCGCTGA
- a CDS encoding divalent metal cation transporter, translating to MRREATPIGRFLALLGPGLVAGASDDDPSGIATYAVAGASLGYSTLWTALVTLPMMAVTQFLCAKIGQITGRGLSEVLRQRYPRSIVIPLVGALLVANCINAGADLGAIAASINLLVPIPIAALVVPVGLLILALQIWGSYRLISTIFKWLALALFAYIGSALFARPDWLAVLRGTFVPTFSLGAGYLTTLVAILGTTISPYMFFWQARMEVEEDIEFGRRSLHQRKGTTDAEMRYMAVDVSSGMLFSQIVMYFIILSCAATLHADGHTNVQTASDVAKALVPLAGKGAELLLAIGMIGAGFLAVPILTASSGFALSGALGWKAGLSTNPGRAPQFYGVIIASTLVGVAINFLGISPVAALYWTAVINGVLAPVLLVFVVLLSNDRRVVGERTNSPLVNALGWVTIVAMGAAAAALFVFWGRS from the coding sequence TTGCGCCGGGAAGCGACGCCGATCGGGCGCTTCTTGGCGCTTCTGGGTCCCGGGCTGGTCGCGGGCGCATCGGACGACGATCCGTCGGGCATCGCGACGTATGCAGTAGCGGGCGCGTCGCTCGGCTACTCGACGTTATGGACAGCACTGGTGACCTTGCCGATGATGGCGGTGACACAGTTCCTGTGCGCCAAGATCGGGCAGATCACCGGACGAGGGCTCAGCGAAGTGCTGCGCCAGCGCTACCCGCGCTCTATAGTCATTCCGCTGGTCGGCGCTCTGCTGGTCGCAAACTGCATCAACGCCGGAGCGGACCTCGGTGCCATCGCCGCATCGATCAACCTCTTGGTCCCCATCCCGATCGCGGCGCTGGTCGTGCCGGTCGGGCTTTTGATCCTCGCCCTGCAGATCTGGGGTTCCTACCGCTTGATCTCCACGATCTTCAAGTGGCTCGCGCTCGCGTTGTTCGCATACATCGGGTCTGCTCTTTTTGCAAGGCCGGACTGGCTTGCGGTGCTGCGCGGCACCTTTGTCCCGACGTTCTCGCTGGGCGCCGGATATCTGACGACGCTCGTGGCGATTTTGGGCACGACGATCTCACCGTACATGTTCTTCTGGCAGGCGCGCATGGAGGTCGAAGAGGACATCGAGTTCGGCCGGCGATCGCTGCACCAGCGCAAGGGAACGACCGACGCCGAGATGCGGTACATGGCGGTGGACGTCAGCTCGGGGATGCTGTTCTCGCAGATCGTGATGTACTTCATCATCTTGTCATGCGCCGCGACGCTGCACGCAGATGGGCATACAAACGTGCAGACGGCTTCCGATGTCGCCAAAGCGCTCGTGCCGTTGGCCGGCAAAGGCGCAGAGCTGCTCTTGGCCATCGGCATGATCGGGGCCGGCTTCCTAGCCGTGCCGATCTTGACCGCGTCATCGGGCTTTGCGCTGTCCGGCGCCCTTGGCTGGAAGGCCGGGCTTTCCACGAACCCCGGGCGCGCTCCGCAATTCTACGGCGTCATCATTGCGTCCACACTCGTCGGCGTCGCGATCAATTTTCTCGGCATCAGCCCGGTGGCTGCGCTGTATTGGACCGCAGTGATCAACGGCGTCCTCGCGCCGGTACTGCTGGTGTTCGTCGTCTTGCTCAGCAACGACAGGCGGGTCGTCGGCGAACGGACGAACTCGCCGCTGGTCAATGCCCTCGGATGGGTGACGATCGTCGCGATGGGGGCCGCCGCGGCCGCGCTGTTCGTGTTCTGGGGGCGTTCCTAG